In a genomic window of Pedobacter sp. KBS0701:
- a CDS encoding thioesterase family protein produces MIFKTFWQNKSKTKDKLTDIKAFSDKFNYKTNIHLRFVDFDMMGHVNNSIYFTYLEIARSKYWEEIIKWDWKKTGIVIAHAELDYILPIVMNDKIAIHVKTSRIGNTSFDLDYQIVKLKGTEEVICSKGKTVCIAVDYATGKPTAIPEEEKQKMLGFEQL; encoded by the coding sequence ATGATTTTTAAGACATTTTGGCAAAATAAATCTAAAACGAAAGACAAATTGACAGACATCAAGGCTTTTTCAGACAAATTCAACTATAAAACCAATATCCATTTGCGCTTTGTTGATTTCGATATGATGGGACACGTAAATAATTCGATCTATTTTACCTACCTCGAAATCGCCAGATCCAAATATTGGGAAGAAATTATAAAATGGGACTGGAAGAAAACCGGAATTGTGATTGCCCACGCAGAACTGGATTATATTTTACCGATTGTAATGAACGATAAAATAGCCATACATGTCAAAACATCCAGGATAGGCAATACCAGTTTTGACCTGGATTACCAGATTGTGAAACTAAAAGGGACTGAAGAGGTAATCTGCAGTAAAGGTAAAACCGTTTGCATTGCGGTTGATTATGCGACAGGTAAACCCACCGCAATCCCGGAAGAAGAAAAGCAAAAGATGTTGGGTTTTGAACAGCTGTAA
- a CDS encoding FAD-binding oxidoreductase, with the protein MNFTKINPEILAEIKAAIGADKVFTDAESLENYSHDETEDLRYQPELVVKPTSPEEVSALLKICNTHHVPVTPRGGGTGLSGAALPIYGGVSLSMEKFKSIIDIDTENLQATVEPGVITEEFINAVAEKGLLYPVDPSSKGSCFIGGNVAHGSGGPRVVKYGTIREYILNLEVVLPDGDIIWTGANTLKYASGYNLTQLMIGSEGTLGVVTKIVTKLLPKPTQSVLMMGAFSTNEDACAAVSAIFRAGVTPSALEFMERKGVEWVIKFDDIKFDLKDNVAALLMIEFDGDDLDDIFKNCEKTNVVLEEHNCTEVLFADTAAQKEELWRMRRTMAESVKSNSVYKEEDTVVPRAALPKLVNGIKEIGTKYGFESVCYGHAGDGNLHVNIIKAGMSDEDWKNKLKFGIAEIFELTTTLGGTLSGEHGIGLVQKEFMPIKYSEIHLNLMRGIKNVFDPNGILNPGKIMPDVSSS; encoded by the coding sequence ATGAATTTTACGAAAATTAATCCCGAAATTTTAGCAGAAATTAAAGCTGCCATTGGAGCAGATAAGGTTTTTACTGATGCGGAAAGTTTAGAAAATTACAGTCATGACGAAACGGAGGATTTGCGTTACCAACCAGAGTTGGTAGTAAAACCAACTTCGCCTGAAGAAGTTTCTGCTTTATTGAAAATCTGTAATACCCACCATGTTCCGGTAACGCCGCGCGGTGGTGGTACAGGCTTAAGTGGTGCCGCTTTGCCTATTTATGGTGGTGTTTCGCTATCAATGGAAAAATTTAAATCTATTATTGATATTGATACCGAAAACTTACAGGCAACTGTTGAGCCAGGGGTGATTACTGAAGAATTTATTAATGCAGTAGCTGAAAAAGGACTTCTTTATCCAGTTGATCCCAGCAGTAAAGGATCTTGTTTTATTGGTGGTAATGTGGCGCATGGTTCCGGCGGCCCAAGGGTAGTAAAATATGGCACCATACGCGAGTATATCTTAAATCTTGAAGTGGTTTTGCCTGACGGCGATATCATCTGGACAGGCGCAAATACTTTGAAGTACGCATCAGGCTATAATTTAACACAATTAATGATCGGTTCGGAAGGTACTTTGGGGGTGGTCACAAAAATTGTAACCAAGTTATTGCCAAAACCCACCCAGTCTGTTTTAATGATGGGCGCTTTCAGCACAAATGAAGATGCCTGTGCAGCAGTTTCTGCGATTTTTAGAGCTGGAGTTACACCGTCGGCTTTAGAGTTTATGGAAAGGAAAGGAGTGGAGTGGGTAATCAAATTTGATGATATTAAATTCGACTTAAAAGATAATGTTGCTGCATTGTTGATGATAGAATTTGATGGAGATGATTTAGATGATATTTTCAAGAACTGCGAGAAAACCAATGTGGTTTTAGAAGAACACAACTGTACAGAAGTATTATTTGCAGATACTGCGGCTCAAAAGGAAGAATTGTGGCGGATGCGGAGAACCATGGCCGAATCGGTTAAATCTAATTCTGTTTATAAAGAGGAAGATACGGTTGTGCCACGGGCGGCTTTACCTAAACTCGTTAATGGAATAAAAGAAATTGGTACAAAATACGGTTTCGAAAGTGTTTGTTATGGTCATGCTGGTGACGGAAACCTGCATGTAAACATCATTAAAGCAGGCATGAGTGACGAAGACTGGAAAAACAAACTCAAATTCGGCATTGCCGAAATATTTGAATTAACCACAACATTAGGCGGAACTTTATCTGGAGAACACGGAATTGGTTTAGTGCAAAAGGAATTTATGCCGATCAAATATTCCGAAATCCACCTTAATTTAATGCGCGGAATTAAAAATGTTTTCGATCCGAATGGAATATTAAATCCCGGGAAAATTATGCCTGATGTTTCTAGCTCTTAG
- a CDS encoding Hsp20/alpha crystallin family protein, whose translation MTLVNFTNRTRNTAPYFNNVFDSLFSDAITKNKIVDKSPNVNIHENETAYVIELAAPGLKKEDFQINLKKDTLSVWAEVKKDETQVAKDFTRKEFDYSSFARSFNLPDSADGDHITAEYKDGILSINISKKDDAKLQHKEIVVS comes from the coding sequence ATGACACTAGTAAATTTTACCAACAGAACCCGTAACACAGCTCCTTACTTTAACAATGTTTTTGATTCATTGTTTAGCGATGCCATCACTAAAAACAAAATCGTTGATAAATCGCCAAATGTAAACATTCATGAAAATGAAACGGCTTACGTAATTGAGTTGGCTGCTCCAGGTTTGAAGAAAGAAGATTTTCAGATCAATTTAAAAAAAGACACGCTTTCTGTTTGGGCAGAAGTTAAAAAAGACGAAACCCAGGTAGCTAAAGATTTTACACGTAAAGAATTTGATTATAGCTCATTTGCAAGATCATTTAATTTACCAGATAGCGCGGATGGTGATCACATTACTGCTGAATATAAAGACGGTATATTATCGATTAACATCAGCAAAAAAGACGATGCTAAATTACAGCACAAAGAAATTGTAGTATCGTAA